The following nucleotide sequence is from Cyclopterus lumpus isolate fCycLum1 chromosome 20, fCycLum1.pri, whole genome shotgun sequence.
aaaaacactatatTTTCTgattctctttccctctcagtGGTCTCAGTGGTCCAGAGGTCCAGAGAGAAGGGCCCGGATCTTCCTCAGCGCCTCGAGGTTTACGATAGCTGCTTCATGTCGTACATCGGCACCTCGGACTCGGCCGCCTTGCCCTCGGCGCCGGCCGCCTTAGCGGCGTCCGGGCCGCTCTTGCGGCCCTTTGGAGGCGGGACGGGTGCGGTTCCCTCGGCGGCGCCCTCGGCTCCTTCCTGGCCCTCCGCCACAGTCCTCTCCTTCTTCAGGTTGAGCTTGGCCGGGACGCTCTTGCCGATGGTTTCCTTCAGCCGTTCGCCCGACTGCTTCAGCCTCTCGCCGGACTGGCGGATCTTCTCGCGCCTCTCGGCCGTCACGATGCGCTCGCCGAACTTGTTGACCTTGGTGCCCAGGTTCTCGCGGGTCTTGCTCATGTTCTCCTTGGAGAAGGTGGCTTTGAAGCTCTCGATGCGCGTCAGCCCCGTCTTCTTCGCGCGGCCGGCCGCAGAGGAGTCGGCCTCTTCCACCACCATGTACTCCTCATCCGAGTCTGGAGGGAGCTCGAACTTGTCCGGTTCCACGTCAGCTCTGGCGCCGGTGCTGCCGCTGGGTTCTGCTGGCTCGATGCCCGGCGTGACGGCCTTCACCTCCTGGTCACCCTGAGGGAGGAGAACACAGAACCGTGTGAACCCGGGAGAACATCGTGCGGGGAACACAGATATTGATGTCAGGTTTAAATCTGGGTAAAGAGAGTCATGTAGACCGTAGCGTGCAGGCCTCGGCCCCGCCGCCATAAATAAAGTGCAGCACCTGTTTCTGGAGCTAAACCTGTCAGCTAAGCCAGATCTCTTTCAGCTGCAGGACACGTCACGCATCGGCCTGCAACCCAAAGATCCGGTTACAAGAGCATTACATGTTCAACTGTCCCAGATCCCTGCAGACGGGACTCACCATCACACTGGCCCACTCATACTGGGGGCTGACCAGTACAACACTTCCACAAGC
It contains:
- the cavin4b gene encoding caveolae-associated protein 4b is translated as MTDKPGVPAGDDAGSIMALLERVAGLMDSVQTTQQRMEERQLELESTVKTIQTDVVKLTSDHANTSSTVDRLLEKTRKVSRHVKDVRVRVENQNVRVKKVEATQGDLLAKNKFRVVIYQGDQEVKAVTPGIEPAEPSGSTGARADVEPDKFELPPDSDEEYMVVEEADSSAAGRAKKTGLTRIESFKATFSKENMSKTRENLGTKVNKFGERIVTAERREKIRQSGERLKQSGERLKETIGKSVPAKLNLKKERTVAEGQEGAEGAAEGTAPVPPPKGRKSGPDAAKAAGAEGKAAESEVPMYDMKQLS